The Panicum hallii strain FIL2 chromosome 5, PHallii_v3.1, whole genome shotgun sequence genome contains the following window.
ATTGCTGCTCATTGTGTTGTTGTCGATGTGCTTATAAAGAGTGGTAGGAAGGCACACTAGCGGAAATGAATTGTGTGAAGGCACTAACAACCGTGAAAAAGGTTGGATGCCTTTTGCGTTACGTACTTACTTCCACGAACAGAAACGAAAAGGAGTTCACAATTCTTGCAAGTGCTATGAAAAAGCTGGAAGCCTTTGGCATCGTGTCCGCGTATAGAAACAAAATGGGGTTCACATTTCTTGCAAGTACCTCCTAAATGCTCACGCAACTGACCATCATTAGTTTTCCAATTTTGCCCTTGATCTTCGGTATAAACACAAGGTAACACATTTCTTTTGGAAAATATGCTCATTGGCTTCTactttatttttaaaatttcaATTTAATGAAGATGCATAGGTGAATTGTGTATGATATCCTTTGGTGCATGACTATTTTCAAATAATAGATAAACTATAGAGTGTAAAGATGATCTACTGGCTGCATTTACAGATTTGTGAATTGGTATGCCTTATGTTTATAACTGCTTAATAATTTTGGTGAGCAGAAAGGGCAAAAAAATAAATAGACACATGGAGAAGTGATGGTGGGTGGCGATGCCATCATAAGGCAGACAAATGTATGTTGAAGCTGTTTCTGAGCAAATAACTTTGGCGTGTGGCTTTCCCCTCTACAGACATTCATAGATGGTACTTCCAAAATGCTCAAATGTGGTTGCATCTTTCTGTAACCCATTCATAGTTTTAGACTCCTTTCATCTAGAAGAACAACAAAGCAAACTAATTTTCGTGCAAACAACAAATTGAGGATGCTTGAGTTGGAAGCAATTGTCAGGAACAATTCTCACGGTACGCATGAAACCTTTTACAAAAACTTTTCTGAGCTGGCAAGAATGTTGGTAAGCTAGCTTTCACAAACGTTCATGAAAGATAAATAATAGTGCTCAATATTGCTtttagaaaaatgccaaactgcCTTTGTGGACATGTGATGCATAGCTCTCCCTCTTATTCTCACTTTTCTAGACTTACCTTCCCTCCCCCAAGAAAAAATATATCAGATACTCCCTCCAATTGCAAACGTAGGTTGTTTTACCCTTCTTAACTTCACTCTAAATGTAAGGCATTCTAAAACTTATGTGCACCCTTCTTAATAAATGCTACCATTCtcacaaataaataaataaatagtcTCTCCCAATGCAATATAAATAAACAGCAACATGTTCATCTAATCTCCTTTCTTAATCCTTAGGCACAATTCTAAAACAACTTACATTACAACCATATGGAGTTTTTTGAAGTTAAAAACAAAAAATGTACTCAAGAAACTTCAAAACTTGAACTCATGATCTCAACCCTACCACCAGGTTATAGCATGAACCAGAGGCAAAAGTTTGGCAGGTATAATACAAAAGGGTTCATGGACCACAATGGCCAAGATTTGTGTAGATCTTTAACCATACCCAGTATTGCCGAACTGAAGATTTTAGTTCATGTCAAAAGATTTTGCCACTCATAATATTTTAATGGCAGtaacaatcgacacacatataAAGTATTTATGACAATGCTCTGAGCAATGAGTAGAACGAGGATTTTGAATGCTATTGTTTCGGTTGCTGGCGGATCTTACTCTGCATATTTAAAGAAATGTGGTAATGAAATTTCCTGTACAGAAAATTTGATAATAATATACAGAAAATAAGTTTGTCTTTATCTTTAAAGAAGCAAATTGAATTATTATGGCTCCAACTTTTGAGCAAAATTTTGCCAAACATTTCGAGAGCAAACGCCTTGCCACTCACCCTGTATCAGCAGGAAAGAGTCTGataaaaaggaaaataaattaGAAGGAGACTCGAAAAAAAAATACTTGGGAATTTCCATGGGCCGTTGCATTTCCCACGTAGCCCATAGCAAACCACAAAACTAGATGAAAGAATCTGGAGCCCAACCAAGCGTAGGCAGAGGATAACATCAGCGAAGCGATAAGAGGAAGGACAGAGACAGCAGCCGAAGCGACCGTCCGGAGCTGCGCGCGAGGCAAGGCCATCCGCCATGACGCTCTCCCTCTCCACCTCCTTCCTccccatccccgccgcctcGAGGGCCACCGCCCGCACCCTCCGCTCCGTTGTCCCGTCACAGGTACGCGCGCGCGCGACCCTTCCTCTTTCGCGATTCCCGCACGAATAATCATCGGCGCTGCCACTGATTCTGAAGCCGAAACGAATAATCATGGGCGGGGCGATGCAGGGGATGCGCTGCTCGATGCGCAAGAAGGGGCTGCACCCGCAGATCTACGAGGACGCGAAGGTGTACTGCAACGGCGAGCTGGTGCTGGTGACGGGGGGCACCAAGCCGGAGTACACGGTGGACGTGTGGTCCGGGAACCACCCGTACTACGTCGGTGACACCTCGGCGCTGGTGGTGATGGACAGCCAGATCGAGAAGTTCCGCAAGAAGTGGGGCCACATCAAGGAGTACTGGCCCGAGGACCAGTGGAGGGAGATGCACCCCGACGGCGACCCGGAGTTCGAGCCCGAGGGGGACAACTGATCGACGGCGTCTCCCCGttcatcgtcttcctcctcttcttcttcctcccgcccTCATCCCCCGGTGCGTGGTCACGGGTCCTGTTTACCATGCTCCCCTGATTGGAATTTGAGACTTGGTCGTTTGCAATGCTCTCCAGGTGTTCGATTAATGTTCGCAATGCAATCGTACCAGTATGTGTCTATGTGATAGTGTCTTGCTTGTGCAGTGCACTCTAATCTTAGTACTCATATGATCATATCCATTGCCATTAGACCCGAGCAGCATTGTTATTTTCAGACTAGTCCAGCAGACATCACACAAGCAAATGTTCCTGAACTTGAGGAAACAGATATTTCTTTATGCTAGTGTTTGGGTTAGCCTGCCAGTCTACCTAGATAGACCACATACGCTTTGATCAAACCTACCTTTTGCTGGAGtaagtttttctttttttgacaGCAGAGTAAGTTTCTCAGTCCTCTACTTTTCTTCACCCTGTTTCAGCCGTAAGCTTGAATTTGCCTGGTAAGCAAGCAGTTCTCGGGGGGCTCCTTAGCATGTGGAAGCTGGTTAAGCAATATAGCTTTAAAGCCCACTAGACCTAAATTAGAGATTAGGCCCAAATTAGAGATCTAAATCCAACATTTTAAAAGATTAGATTCaacattttcaaaaataaaaatcaaCATTTGAAAAAAGCAGATTCAACATTTTTCAGAAACACAAATCAACATTTTAAAAACAAATACTAACATCGACATTTTTTCACGATCTGTTTCAGCATTTAAAAAATGAATTCAATATTTTTTAAAATGTAGATCAGCATTTTCTTTGAAATAgattcttcctcctcttcttcgccctgcgacggcggcggcggcgcgcgcccgGGGAGCAGAAGGTGGCCGCGGCACGCGGCTGCAGCTGGGGgtagcgcggcggcgggggaggctggcggcgcagggcggcgaAGCGCGCAGGGCAGGGGCGGCCACCTAGGCGCAGCAatggaggcagcggcggcgcacgACGGAGAGGCGGAAGAGGAGAAGGGAATCAGATGGTCTCTAGCTCGTGCATGAATCTTTATAGCATCTAGAAGCCAAGTAACTATCCAGATACGGAAAGCAGATAGGTTTGGCGACAGTTCTCGGGTCGCATTTTGCCCCCACTCACACGCGGCCCACGTAACCATGTCGAAGACGAACAGAAAATGGACTGAGCCCACACTAGTTCCGTCCAACGAAGCTGTAGCACAAGAGCACGGCCCAACTGTGCGTCCGGCCCTTAAGCCCAGAAGATAATTGACCGCCCGCTCAAAGTGTTGGTCACTGGCACTGACACTGCCCCCTCCCCTGAAGAAAACAAGTGCGTGTCCTCGGCGAGCGTCGCCCTCCTACTGCTAGTACAGATCCTGATCCGCAGGGCTCCAGTTGGTTTCAGCACGAGGCCCCAAAAGTCAAGACCACTCGAAGCCGACCCATCCATCCATCCGTCACCCATCCGGCAGCAAAACATAGATACGGCCCTCTAAACTTAGGCAGCTCTAGGTTGCCCGAATTATTGTAGCGCCGCCAGCCGGCCAGCTGTGCGGCCGGGACGCGCACGCCGTGGCCTGCGTCTCCGGGCGCGCGGGAGGGAGGGAATATCGATGGCGGCGGACGGTGAAAGTGGGGAGTCGCGAAGGAGACGTGGATGTCATTCGTGCGGCTCCTGTTACAGCTTCGAAGCGGGATGGCACCGGAGATCGGTGAAGCCCCCGGCATGACGTTTGATTCCATGAAAATACTTTATGCGATGACAGATCGAACCATCCGACAAGGCGCCTGTAGCTCAGTGGATAGAGCGTCTGTTTCCTAAGCAGAAGGCCGTAGGTTcgacccctacctggcgcggtAATTTTTTTATCTCTTGCAATTTTCATCGTTTACAACTCTCCTACTCCCTAGTATTTTTTTTAACCATCGTTTACATCTCTCGTGCTTTCCGTTACTTTCgtattttttttaaaacaaaTCCACATCTCATTTGCCTACGGAAGCTGTGTTTTCTTACCAGATGAGCAGATCACAAAACCTACTcagagaggaaaaaaaaagttttttccccgaaaaagagaaaaaaaatggcCAGAAGACGATAATCCATATTGTAGAAATTGTAGAACTTTACCTCTTTCTCATACAACGTTTTGATTGACCCCTTATTACCTTTGTTCTTATGTACACATAGCCATTATTAAACTACTGTTTACATATCCATGACGGACTAAAGCTGCGTCTTCATTCCTTTTGGAGTCAAAGGCAGAAAGCGAACTTTGATCAAACGGATGGCGCTTATGGAAAGGGGTAATCACGAGACAATAACTAAACGCCACCACGTTTGCGTTTTAGTATGGTTGGTTTGCTTTTGTTGTTTTCAAAGATCCCCTGCAAAGCAGGCACACGCCTAACGCTTAAGGCAGCAAACAATAATATATAGAAGTAATGTTGAATGATTATGCATTGCCAATTTGTCATATTTTTCATATGATATTGCAAACTATAAAACATCATAAGGTCTAACCAGGGTCGGTATTATAATTTTAAGGGCCTTTGGGCAAGCAAAAAGATAAGAGCCCGTTGAACTAATTTTTAGTTATAAAATTTACGAATAATAAAAATTACTTTGCAATATATGTATAGCTCATAAAACATATAACAGTAGTGTAACAAAAAAACTAAGAACAATAACCATTATGAGGTTTGTGATGGGCTTTCAAAGACTTATTATCAGATCACGAGATTTGTGATGGTCTTTCAAAGATTTATTATGCAAATAGAAAATTATATGTACTAATTACCTATATAATCTTGGGGCCCAGCTCTATTGGCCCGTTGTTTTCCTCATTCACAGTTAAGCTAGTCTAGTCAGGCAATTGCTTTCTCCTCCTCCGCGGTCAAACTAGTCAGACCATACCGGCGTATAGTACCCGTGGAACCAAGAGGGACCTTtgttgaaaaaaaaaatcaagaggGCCCTTTGCTTTTCTTTGGAGCGAAAAGGCCAGGCGATGTTTCTCCTACAGTCCTCTACTCGTCCTAGCGGAAGAAAAGAATAGTCTGACCGTCCGACTTTGACTATCCCTGGGTCATAAAAAAAACGCAGATTACTGTACTAGAGGCAGAAAGCATCCATCCCCTGATAAAAGCCTAACGAGGACGAGGACCACCCCATCTCTCTGACCATCCAAAATCCTGTGATCTCGATCAAAGTTCCAGGCCAGACTTGTGTAATCTGCTGTGCTGGTAGTACTGCGTCGTCCGGTTTCTAGGAGGAGCGAGCGAAGCGACCGCACGGCGACAAGGAGCGCCCTGATTTGGTGGCCTCGAGCACCGTCCTTGCCTTGCCTCGCTCCTAAACATCAGCGCCGAAGCAAGCGAACGCCCTTCCTTCCCTTGGACCCCGCGGCCCGGCTTGCACGCCTGCGCCGCATCGATCCCTACGCGACCGTACTGCCCCGCCACCGCAGCGATTATCGGCGGGGGCGCCGCGGGCGCTCGCTTCCACGCCAGCTGAAGCGACCGCCTGCGCCCATGATTTCCCGTCGCCGTTTCGGTTTCGCTCGCTCGTCGGCTCGTGCTCGCCCGCCGTCTCGCCCAGTCGACCCGCCCCGCCCGCTCTTAAAAAGTAAGGGCGCGCGGGCCAAAAGCGGCCAGCCGGCGCTCATGCGCGCCGTGCGGGAACGCGCGCGCTTCCCGTCTCACGTTTCCCTCTGGAGAGGAAAGCCTCGCGCCCTTGCCACGGCCCCCCGTCATCTTACGTTGTTGTCACTGTCACATCACGGGGACCGGGGCTCTCCGCTCTCCTTTCCTCCCTGCGCCGAGCCGCGAacggcagccgccgccgccgggcccggTCGCCGGTCGGCCGGGTTATTAGTGGTTGCACGCCGCAGTCTTCTCCTCAGAGTGTGCGGTGTGCCTGCGCTGCGCACACCTATCAATCACGCTACTACAAGACTTGAGGAGTGGCGTTAAGGCGTTTGAATTTAACGTGAAACTGAATGCCCCCCGTGCAATGTAGCGAGGCAGCGCGGCCCCCCGGTCCGGGCGGTCTCGCGATGGATCGATTCGAATCGCGCGCGGATCTCCACGCGACCAAGATTCACAAACGTGCAGGGGCAGAGGGGCAGGGCACTGCCctctgccgctgctgctgctgcctggcTCGCTGACACCGGCCAGGCCGGCGAGCAGAGGGCAGAGGCCTGGTCAGTCCATCACAGGCCAGACCCATGAAGCGGCACCTGAGAATCCGTGCGCCTTGCATAAAACCGTCTCGTCCCCTGCAGCCACGgccgtggccgtgccgtgcgacCCCGGCCCGGCCGGCGTGGCCTGGCCTCTCAAGTCTCAAGACCCGCCCGCCACGCTGGCGGCACCGCACAGGAGCAGCCGAGCAGCAGAGTAGTTTGCATGCCACGCTCCACGTGATCTCTGATGCGAGAGGCCGTGACTGTGACCACACCCTCAGCTCCACCAAACCTTGTGACGGACGAGCGAGAGGCCGAGAGGGGGCCAGCCGGCCAGGCCAGGGGGCTCCCCCTCGGCACAGCCGCATCCCACAGGCGGCCGCAGCGCGCGCGCCGTGTTCAAGTCTCCGGACGTGACGCGCGGGCACCGCAGGCAGGGGCTACCTTCTAGTAGCCCTACGGAGGGAGGAAGCGGTCAGTGGTGG
Protein-coding sequences here:
- the LOC112891485 gene encoding uncharacterized protein LOC112891485 gives rise to the protein MTLSLSTSFLPIPAASRATARTLRSVVPSQGMRCSMRKKGLHPQIYEDAKVYCNGELVLVTGGTKPEYTVDVWSGNHPYYVGDTSALVVMDSQIEKFRKKWGHIKEYWPEDQWREMHPDGDPEFEPEGDN